The Rosa rugosa chromosome 1, drRosRugo1.1, whole genome shotgun sequence genomic sequence gtgaagatcacggctaggaaggtggatggtcacggcctttctccttgaagattgcgaaacctgaaaactagagagaacaagtgagaatacgaaattgtggagaaagatGTTGTCTACCCCTGAACGTCATacacacaaggtatatataggaagacgttcaaagcactcccaattcgtttctacttggtttctccaaagttgtgttgatctaggacttgtttggcacaaagcagatttccggcagacttgatctcagtgcactaaaacggccataacttcctctagaaaatagatatcgacgagctgtaaaaagttctggaaactagatatctgtagctttccaaccatataaagatcataattttctgagctctgagcgattttctatgctccgttgaagttgactgatctgcacaggcagatttccgaATCTgcaatggatttgacttttaatgCACAAGTTAAGTCCaactcggttttccttcacatcacatgcttctcacatgtcttccacgccttattgaagaatgaaacgtcaagaactccctagaaccttcaagaatctcacgaaATTCCAATCcttactcaactagaaatccaaactccacattgctttgaaatccgaattccttgttgctttctcttccatgtgcacggcatatgatcattcttgagacttctaggtTCTTCATGAatgttccaaggctctcctagtatgagtagaactccatatgcaagtaggtttcctagttgaatactgcttccttttccgagatgcttctacactcttccggaaccttcttgagtaatccttatcccacagggactccttgtcacactaggtttccttatctgagtagaattgggtttccttgtccaagtagaactcctagtccaagtcagcttcagactcctacttcaactgggattccttttcctagtcaaactgggattcttccatttcttcatttctttccatttctgcgccacttgtgccttccttagccatttttggactttgagactccattttacctgtaaaaacactaactaagttaaattgatcaagttaaaggaaataacttagcaaaatatagggtctaaacattataaacgtgacattttatgctcctatcagccatcaggtaatatttggatttggcgccgtatttatttaagcttcatgcatcagttttcaagttgaaaaacattaaagtttgtcgtttctttaaaatatttggtttaagcatgttttcatactgggatcccaaatatatatttagtgGTTTCAAACCTAGTCATGGTAGAGTTCCTGTAAGAGCCGCGAGGACgaatgctcacccctacaacagtgtggatgcaggtactgtgcactggtgatgggacaatagcggacggagctgggtgtgcggaacaagttcggtaaatcgtCGTTTGGaccttattctaaattctatttctcgaacttcgtaTTCCGAGACTTGTTGATAAGTAGCCTTGTGTCAATTTTGGTTGAGTTCTCCTTTCCTTGAAATTCATACTTCGTGTGATCCTTTTCCAAGTTCTGGACGAACGAAATAGATTTTAGTAACTCaggttttcacctcaaaaatatttgtagcttccgctgtgtttatacgaaaagttttcaaacaaaatgcctagcggttctctagaatgtaaattgAGCgtttggtttatgttttagaggctcgcggcactgtgacgtgcttaagctggtgaggtgcagcttggggcgttacacatATGGATGtggctttgatctttgttccttacgTTCCACCATTTTATATGTGTTTATatgattcttttatttctttattttatttattttaatttttgactttatAATCCTAAAatccccttatttgtgtttacttgtatatatttctattctttgttttatttttgtaaataatatctTATACATAGTTTAATTCTTTAATTAtttatgcaattacaggtgcaccctcaatccccggcttgaacgatccctacttattctatactgacaactacattttgcagggttaaattgtgtgcTACTTACAGCATATCAAAGATCCGACCATTGGATTTATCCCATTTTCCGAAATGTTGTTATAATTATTGAGTCAATATAACATATGAAGTTTTAGCCAGTTCTGACATGGTTTCGAGTTTCCAATGAATTATTGgttttagggatttttgtttttgtttttttgaggTAGGGCCAAATGGCTGCCCTTAAGCCataaccattaatgaaaccatagaatacagGGGGGGCATAGtgcctaaaccccaaattataATAAGTCATAAGAGAACGTcccaaaataatatcaggagtctctacTAATGCTATGTATTCTAATacgcaccaattagcaaagagtgcacaactggctactctatttgctttacaatttAGTTATGATTATCGAGAAATAGTTAATTGTAATATCAATTTGTCAGGACGACATGTAGATTGAGTTCGAGAAGAAAATTATTGGACGGTCGTCGTAGCCGCAAAtttgtgagtggacatttgttttTAAACTAATCATGCATGCTGtattttattattttccgattgagatttaatttatgatttgaactattgagttttatgattttatAAGCTTTGATTTATAAAATTTATTGCACCATGCTTTCCATGGTTTATTGGATTAATATTGAGTTTGTGAGGGTGACTTTGACTTTTTGCAGCAAGACCCTCCTAGTTGTGCGAGACTAGGCCCATAGTCGTTCAATGGTTGTCCCAGGAACAACTTCGTTGTAACCTGTTAAATGTAACAGCAGCTACTTGGCTTGACGATAACAGCAGCTACTTGGCTTAATGATAACAGCAGCTACTTGGTAGCGATTTAGACTTGAGTTCATAAGAACAGGGCTCATAGGCAGGAAgggtgtgggagctagatgcataagagtttagcagagagagagagagagttccggCAACAACAggattctgggttttgggttaaGGCTGTTTGAATATTGATAGCTAGATTATCAGAGATGaagcttgatctcttgcttgatgttTTTGGGTGTTGTGGCTTGGTTTTCTACGGCAACGAACTCGCCCTTTATAGCGGCGATAGAGGGGGAGGGTCTGCGCCAAAAACCATAGGCTTTGAAAGAGTATTCTTAGTTTTGATGGGATCATTCTAAAACCTTCGGCTTTTGTTTTCCCTATGAAATCAAAAGAGTGAAAGCCTGCTTTGGCCATGTGGGTAAAGACCGATGGTGCAGGTATAAGGCGGCGATGGAAATCCCAGATTTCATGCTGCCGTGATTTTTGAGAGATCATAATCCCTTGATTTGTGCTATTGTAAATTGTGATCACAAACACCTAAGTATTATCGAAAATTGGGGCAGGATTTTGGAGGATGAGAGTTGGGAAGCTTTTGTATAGATTTGGGGTTCTTACCCGAAAAGGATGGAGTAGTAGTCCCAGCAGCAACTTGACGGAACCACATTCTTGATTTGGAGAAGACGACTCCATCGTCCTTTTGGGCTACGGGTTCTAATGTAGTGGACTTTGGGTAAGGAATGACTCTAGTGGTCTCTAAGTCTTGTTGGGCTTGCTTTCATCTCTCTACTAGCCCATTGTTAAGATATTGGCCATCGGAGCGTGAATTTTGGTTCCCAAGCCCGAAATTACCGACGGGCCTTATCATAACGACGGGCCTCGCATGATctgttaccttccacaccacatccCGCCGTATGAGCCCCAAACGTAGCTTGGGTCTACGCGTATCGCGTGATAAATAAGCGTGTTGGTTGATTCGGAAATCCCTGTCAATCGTTTTAGGCATCTCGTATCGCTTGTCAAATAGAGAATTCCCTTTTACTGTAAAATGGGCTTGCTTGAAGGCCCAATGAGGTCGATGACTCGTTCCCTTTGCCTGTCACTTAGTCAAATCCGAACATGTGGAAATTTGGGTATCAACATTAGCCCCCTTGATTTTGTAGCTCGTGTGACCATGTTACGGGCTACATAATCAAAAATTTGAAGACTCATCGAGTGATTGTATATAACCCTCTTTCtcttccctcttttttttttttttttttttttttttagagttgagTCGGCTTGTGTATCTCATTGATACGATCCATGACTTATTAGGTTTCCCACGTGGCGATAGACCTTCACCGTCATTGGACTCCTAGTTAGAAGAGAAGAATCCTACTTTTCAGATACTTTTTCCTCTAGGAAAACAGCACTGGCGTGTAGAGTCGTTTCCGTTTCTCCtcgttttcttttatattttgatttGCACGAGACGCTTTTCTCTAGGAGTCGGACCCTCGATCTAAGGGAAGAACCTCATCTTCTTTTAAGTCTATTTGGCTTGAGAGCCTCCATTCCTGCTCCTTTATTCTCTCAAGAAACAGAGCGGGCACACCGCACTCGCTAAGTAGTCAATTTGCGATTTTTCTTCTACGTTTGGTAAGCCTAGCAGATTGCATCCTCTTTTGCTTGACCATCTCCATCCTTTGCCATCTttgtctcttttcttctttcttctcttctgtTTCAAAACCCGTCGTTGCTGTAATCTCATATTTGGCCAATGCGTAATCTCATATTTGGCCAATGCGATACCAGGTTGCAACTGCGATTGCCTATTGCTGATGTGATATTGTTGATTCGCTGCCGTGATTGATTCGTTGCGTGTCCTATTCTGGTGTTATCAATTCTGCTATTGCAATCGCTTGTGGCTTCGGCTATATTAATCTGCTGTCGAGACCATATTGTGCCTGATCTGTTATGCTTTGATCTGTAAGTATTTCTTCCCGTCCCGCATCCTAGCTTGCTTCtatatttattcatttattatcatcattttttttttcttggcttgGCTTGGCTGCATGCACTCAATAGCCTTGGTTTTGATTAGTTCCCTGCCTGATGTAATGATATATTGATTTAGTATGAGTGACTTGACCTTTTGCTTCATGCGTggaggacttttttttttttttactgctgTGATTGTCATTAAACATGATGGGGCTTGTTGTTAGTTTGCCTGTTTCATCCTATAAGATGTGCTTATTAGCTTGGTTGGGGCTTGTGTTTTCATCTTTGGCCTAGCCCTTTGCTTGGTGTATGATTATGAATTGGCCGAGCATGGAGTGGCTTggattgttgttgttttttttttttttttgcgttaTGCTCATTATGCGTGGAGTCTTACTTCTGTGGTTGCAATGGAGCATGATGTAGCCTGGTGTTGCATAGTTTAGTTTATCGCATAAATTGCGCTTGTTAGCTTGGATTAAATGCGTTGGCCTTGTGCCTTTCattcgtttttttttgtttgctcGGCCTCTTACTTGACATGTAATAGTTAGTTGATTCAAAGCCGATTGTTTGTGAATAGCGTGCTGTGATTCAATGGCTTATCCTTTCTTTCTCTTGTTAAGAAACACCTCATTGTATGTGCAGATCCCTGTATCTTTCTAATCCCGTCATGGCTCCTGAGGTGCGTAGTCTAGTTGATCATCACTTTGTGCTTGAGGATGGCCTTAAGAAGGAGTTTAGAGGCAATTATGAAACTTCCAGAGATGTCAGTCTTGAGCAGATTTCCAGGCTTCTGATTGAGAGGGGGGATTATCCGGCAGTTCCCATAAACTTTGAGTATCCCTGTGGTTTAGTTACGGGATGGCCACAATGGGTTGACTATGAACTAAAAGATGAGGCCACGAGAATCAGACTCTCAGAGGCTGCTGTTCTTTCTTCCGTATTCATCTCTGCCCGTTGTGATATCAACAGGGATGTGGAGTCTCTTCGTCATGTAGTTCGAAGATGGAATCCTCACACGCATACCTTTGTTTGCGAGTGGGGAGAGTTTACCCCTACCTTGGAGGATGTTTTGAACAATATGAGGCTTCCCATTACTGGTTCAGTCAACCCTCTTGGCTTTGATTTTGACTCAGAGAAGTTGCAGGTTCTTGTAGAAGGGGCTTCCAGCGTCAAAGGAAGTAAGCGTCGTTTCTCGAATTGGGTGAAGCATTTTTGGGGTGTTACCGAAAATGGGGTATTTGTCCCAGGCAAAGGCATTGATTCTGGTTGCCGTCTGGAAGCGATGCTATCACTACTACACAaagtgaatcagacaacagtcaaaagcctgttgtctgaatgaaaatgGAGATGTTGTAAACTGGCGTGTTGTCTGATCTCCCCCATCAGACAACATTCTCTTTTAATCGTCTCTCTGGTCATTCACACAACATGTGTACCTAAATATGTGTTGTCTAAATTTACCAAATTTCGATTCATGACGGTAGTGTGTTGTCGGGTATGAACTCAGACAACAGCTTATTGTCGGGGTGTTGAGTGAAATTCACCAAGCACAACAATCTTTCCAAGCCTTTGTTGTCTGCTAAATATTTTCAACGACAATATTGTATGAGACCTGATGTGTGAAGTAAACATCACACAAGCATTTTTGATTACCAAATGTTGTGTGAAATGCATTACAAATATCAATTTGCTCGATATGGTGTTGTCTCGGGTGAACCTCAGACTACATCTTCAATTACcgtatgttgtctgaatatcttTGAGATGACAAGTTAGTGGATGcctatgttgtctgaatggcttAAGATGACAAGTTGGTATATAAaagtgttgtctgaattctcCTCAGACAATAAGCTTTATTTGGACCTTTCttttgtgttgtgtgatagtTTGCACTACAACAGTTACAttcatatatatgttgttgGACTTGAGTTTGCACAATTGATCTGGAAATAGGCAGATATGAAATTCAAAGTTGTCATTTACTTCATCATTCTCATACATCATTCTCGCAAATCTTACATTATCAATTCAAAGTACAAGCATCAACTCATGTCCTACCAAATCCATAGAACAAAGTTTCAACTGAACAACCTACCAAATACATATACATGTCATTGTTCAACAAAAGACATGTaaaacaacagcaaccaaaatTTCAAGCATTCTGGACAACCTTGACATAATCCAAGCAACCAACAATGGGTAGGTGTGATTTACTCGAACCCGCAATGTACCTTTATCAACATTAGCAAATACCTCTCTTGCATTCTCTAATAATTCATCTCGAGTAGCTGTGTAATGGAAGAGGGTAGGCCTGGTCAAGAACAGTGACTTCACTGAAAGAGCTGATAGAGGAACCGGATCTGGTGCACCTGATGACTGCCCAAAACTCACCATGTATCCACGAAACTTCAAGCATCTCAGTGATCCCTAAATATATACAATAATATCTCCAATCAGAAAGAGACTGGCTTAAATGAACTTCTTGTTAATTTATCAAGTTAAGTTGATATAGTCCACACCCTTAATTTCATTCTTGTCTACAAGTAACTAGCCTAAATCTTGATTAAGATCAGATGAAGATTAGTCTGAAAACTTTCAtttaaaagaaatgaaaagaataccaaaaaccctaaaacgtgCTCGGGTAGAATTTGAACATAGAATGATCTTTCTCAATAAattctctcggttctgctttttttttttttttttcctgtgtaGAGAATGAAGACAAGTTACCTCAAACGTATCCTTCCCTACAGAATCATAGACAACTTCAACCCCATTGCCAGATGTTATTTCAATCACACGAGCAACAAAGTCCTCAACCTTATAGATTATGACATGGTGACAGCCATCTTCCTTGGCTTGAGATGCCTTCTCTTGAGTTGGCACAGTTCCGATGACAGTGGCACCAAGGGCATTAGCCCACTGGTATAAAAGGGATCCGACTCCACCAGCTGCTGCATGTACGAGGATCgtgtgtccaggttggacctgTATGACAAAAACAAAAGTTTCAAATCTGTATGTCCAGGATTGACTAAAGGGCCTCATCCATAGCTGAGTGCTCTCTAAACTTGGGGAGGGCTGTTAGTGATACACATATAGCAGTACCACGTTATCAGAACCCTTGAGAACCTTATGTTAGTCTAGGAGATAAGGTTGTTAAAGATAGTTAGGCCCAAGTCATAGATATGACCATATAGGGAGAAAAGTTTTTCTCTGCTTCTCCAGTCATTACAATAATAGCAGAAGTGCTCTCTCCTTTTCACTTGAAAGAAAAATGGAACATAACTTGTGATTatcaaataaatcaaaatagTTCACATGCATAACTGAGGACATTGCTTTGTTAAAACAAAGATAATAGCTGAAATTAGTCCGGAAAGTGTTTTATAGTAAGAACAAAGCCAATAACTTCTTCTTCATATTTCAGTTGCTCAAAATTTAAAAAGAGTTGCATATTGAATGTTATGTTAAAATAGCGAAACTACCTTTTAGTACGTGGAACCAAAGCAAAGAACTTAGAGGCGAATGACAAATTTGTCTAGCCAATCAAGAAAACACCACTTTTAGCTCTCCACTCTCCAAGCAACTCTAATCTCCCTTGACTGAAATACAAAGCAAGGATACGAAGTAATTAGAGAGTAGTTTGTGTTGACATATGTGCAAGATTAGACAGTAGTTTGTGTTGACATATGTGCCTCTTGCACACAATTCAACTTCTACAAACAACTCCTCAGTTTCTATAAAACTACGAATACAGAGATATAAAATGTCGAAGGCAGCAAAGAGCAAAACAAACATTACAATGAGTTAACCTGTCATTTTAAGTCATTAATGGAATGAACGTTTCAAACCAACAAAACATATCCAGATAGAGAGGCCCACCAGTTAGAAACTCTTGATAGTCTTCATAACCTCTTGCCCAATTCAGGTAACTTCTTGGATCCCAAAATTAGAGCAGCCACACCAACAATAATACCAAGATTCGCTGTACTAACTTCAATATATACAAACTCCAGACTAAACAGAAACTGcacaaattaaaagaaagaaggaaaaatattCAAAATGACAACCAATTAAATTccaatgaaagaaaataaaaaacacaaaagtAAAAATCTTAAATAACTTGCCCTTTGCTGTCAGTGAATCGATTTCACAAATCATCCCTTCAGTGCCAGCAGTCTAAATAGAAGAACTACTTCTCGCAAACATTATTGCACTAACACGTCTGCAGATGACAAAAGCCGCAATAGGGGGATTAATTAGACAGCCCAAAACGTCAAAGACATTCATTAAACATTTAGAACCATTAACCATATTCATTCAACTCTCAAAATTGTATAACAACTCTCAAAATTGTTCACTGACCCAGCAATCAAACAAATGAAGACTCACAGATTCACAGTCCACACGTTCTCAATTTCTCACCTCCTTCCTCCTGTCTACTCCGACTGCTCGTCTTCCTGAGTTCCGGCCTCCGCTCTCCCCAAGACTCCAACTCTCCAAGAGTAAGATTTAAGACTATTTAATCAAAAACAGAGAGTTAGTTACTGAGAATGggttgaaaattgaaataattGGTTACTTGACTTACTGGGTTCATGAAATTTCAGATGAGGGACTGAGGGAGATTGAGAGTTGTGAGATGaaatttcaaataatcaaatcTATTAACTGGAGATCGATGGATCGGAGACCAACATCCCAACAATGAAGTATAGAGAGAAGGTTTACTTACAGTGGGTCGAAGCAAAGCCGTGGGTCGGCGGTTCAGCGGTTCGAGATTACGAATAGGAAGACTGAGACTGAGAGGCTAGCTTAGAGATAAGGCCGAACCGTCGAACTTTGCGGTGGGTCGGCGGCGACTGAAACTGAGGGACAGAGGGAGTGAGTCGAAGAGAGGCTGAGGGTCAGGGTCAGTCGAAATCTCGAATAGAGGCTAAGGGAATGAGGGATTAGGGTTAGCGACTAGATTTAGGTGGGATCGTAATCTCCTGCAGGAAGTTTGAGCTCGTATTGTGGGCCGGCTAGATTTAGGTGGGATCAAAAACATGCGACTTTGAGCTGGAccggcggagagagagagagagtgagagcgaAAGTGAGAGGTGAGAGCGAGAGCGAgagcgagagcgagagagaTTGGGACTAAGAGTGAGAGCGAGAGTGTATCGATTTCACTCTCGATAGGCTGGTGAGATGGTGAGAGTGAAAGGAAGGAGAATGACCTAATTTTTTTCAACTAAGGAGGgaagttttttgttttgatacGACTAAGGGAGGGAATTGAGCAGATAGGGATTTGTGTTTTGGCTagaaaataaatgtaaattaatttttttttattttttctgattTCTCAGACAACATGTGTCCCAGTAAGTGTTGTCTTAAAGTTGTCAATTTCACCAAATTCTAATTGATTACAATGTGTTGGCCGAGTTTGAGAACAAACGACAAATATAACTAACATGTCGTCTGACTAACTCAGACGACACCAAAATGTCGTATGTCGTCTGTTACGTGTCGTCTGATTCACTTTGTGTAGTAGTGTATCCTTGTGGCTGACGAAATTTGTCTTCATTGAGTTCTCTTATGAGTATGTTGAAGAGCGCCTGTTTCCCTTGTCAATTGCAATAGCAGCCGGCAATAGGTTTCCTTTGGGACCAATGTTCCTTGGTCACGTTTATCGTCTGCTTGAccatattgttgttgatgaGTTGGAGAGCGTTGGTCGGTGTGGAGTTACTACATTGGTTTCTACCACCTTTCTGCAAGTATTTATCTGGGAACGGTTCAAAGGATTAAAGATGGAGCCCCTGACCATGAGTCTCTCTTTGGAAT encodes the following:
- the LOC133726877 gene encoding uncharacterized protein LOC133726877, which gives rise to MRPFSQSWTYRFETFVFVIQVQPGHTILVHAAAGGVGSLLYQWANALGATVIGTVPTQEKASQAKEDGCHHVIIYKVEDFVARVIEITSGNGVEVVYDSVGKDTFEGSLRCLKFRGYMVSFGQSSGAPDPVPLSALSVKSLFLTRPTLFHYTATRDELLENAREVFANVDKGTLRVRVNHTYPLLVAWIMSRLSRMLEILVAVVLHVFC